A region of Paraburkholderia largidicola DNA encodes the following proteins:
- the hflC gene encoding protease modulator HflC: MNKIVALIVAVVIVLFAASSMVFVVDPRHMAVVSARGDAAPTLAGPGLHVKLPPPLQTVTSVDARIQSLDAPDEDRYATSDKTDLLVNPIVKFRVSDPVKLVTETKGDVQSLPDRLALLTRGALGDAFAKYTLTDALAKQDAIATQARDGMQKGAASLGVDVVDVQFTRLDFPAAMADSVYKRMIAARQQVANQQRADGAAEADRIKADAAQQQQAVLADAYKQAQSIKGDGDGKAASIAADAYSRDPQFYQFYQSMQAYKNSFKPGDVMVVDSSNDFFRFMRGPDGAAAAAVQSSSGASTGARKH; the protein is encoded by the coding sequence ATGAACAAAATCGTTGCGCTCATCGTAGCCGTCGTGATCGTGCTGTTCGCAGCGTCGTCGATGGTATTCGTCGTTGATCCGCGCCATATGGCCGTCGTCTCCGCACGCGGCGACGCCGCGCCCACGCTCGCCGGCCCCGGCCTGCACGTGAAGCTGCCGCCGCCGCTACAGACGGTGACATCGGTGGACGCGCGTATCCAGTCGCTCGACGCACCCGACGAAGACCGCTACGCCACGTCCGACAAAACGGATCTGCTGGTGAACCCCATCGTCAAATTCCGCGTGTCGGATCCCGTGAAGCTCGTCACGGAAACGAAGGGCGACGTGCAGAGCCTGCCTGACCGGCTCGCGCTGCTCACGCGCGGCGCGCTCGGCGACGCGTTCGCAAAGTACACACTGACCGATGCGCTCGCGAAGCAGGACGCAATCGCCACCCAGGCGCGCGATGGCATGCAGAAGGGCGCGGCGTCGCTGGGCGTCGACGTCGTCGACGTGCAGTTCACGCGGCTCGATTTCCCGGCTGCGATGGCCGATTCCGTCTACAAGCGCATGATCGCCGCGCGCCAGCAGGTCGCCAACCAGCAGCGTGCGGACGGCGCAGCCGAAGCGGACCGGATCAAGGCGGACGCCGCGCAACAGCAGCAGGCGGTGCTCGCCGACGCCTACAAGCAGGCGCAGTCGATCAAGGGCGACGGCGACGGCAAGGCCGCGTCGATTGCCGCCGACGCTTACAGCCGCGATCCGCAGTTCTATCAGTTCTACCAAAGCATGCAGGCGTACAAGAACAGCTTCAAACCCGGCGACGTGATGGTCGTGGATTCGAGCAACGATTTCTTCCGCTTCATGCGCGGGCCGGACGGCGCAGCAGCCGCCGCCGTTCAATCGTCTTCCGGCGCGTCGACGGGCGCGCGCAAACACTGA
- a CDS encoding DUF2065 domain-containing protein, whose amino-acid sequence MDIAGSLLLAIALMLIIEGMFPFVFPSAWRDTFRKIAERPPHHIRIGGLIVMVLGLLLLLIAT is encoded by the coding sequence ATGGACATAGCCGGCTCGTTATTGCTCGCGATCGCACTGATGCTGATCATCGAGGGGATGTTCCCGTTCGTGTTTCCGAGCGCCTGGCGCGACACGTTTCGTAAAATAGCGGAACGCCCGCCGCACCACATCCGGATCGGTGGGCTGATCGTCATGGTGCTCGGGCTGCTGCTGCTGTTGATCGCAACCTGA
- the hflK gene encoding FtsH protease activity modulator HflK, with translation MNDYNERSIWLRLRGMLSLNDPRWGRGEGNGNGDRQRLNDSKRPPNGKDSEGPPDLDEMWRDFNRRLSRMFGRKGGGGGPRPDNGRGARIGVGIIIGVLIAIYLGSGVFVVQDGQAAVVLRLGQLQGTVGQGVHWRLPYPFESHETVNVGQVRSVEIGRNNVVRLANVKDASMLTHDADIVDVRFAVQYQIRKPTDYLFRSADPDQSVTQAAQAAVREIVGSRSMNDILYQDREAIRAQLTEAIQHSLDESHTGLAVTGVTIQSVQPPDQVQSAFDDAAKARQDRERAKRDAQAYANELLPRTKAEAERMIDDAKTYSDRVVAQAEGDAERFKEVYAQYSKAPAVIRERMYLETMQQIYSNTTKVFVDSKSGSNVLYLPLDKLVEQTRQRVADSAAAGSAPAAQGAPAAQNAQGAQAAAPGSNTPTIITPSAAPAAPASSASQAAAASDAFRSRDSFRSRGREDDLQ, from the coding sequence GTGAACGATTACAACGAGCGGAGTATCTGGCTGCGTCTGCGCGGCATGTTGTCGCTGAACGACCCGCGCTGGGGCCGGGGCGAAGGTAATGGCAATGGCGATCGCCAGCGTCTGAACGATTCGAAGCGTCCGCCCAACGGCAAGGACAGCGAAGGTCCGCCCGATCTCGACGAAATGTGGCGCGACTTCAACCGGCGTCTGTCGCGCATGTTCGGCCGCAAGGGAGGCGGCGGCGGTCCGCGTCCGGACAACGGCCGCGGCGCGCGCATCGGCGTCGGCATCATCATCGGCGTGCTGATTGCGATCTATCTCGGCAGCGGCGTGTTCGTCGTGCAGGACGGCCAGGCGGCCGTGGTGCTGCGCCTCGGGCAGTTGCAAGGCACGGTCGGGCAGGGTGTGCACTGGCGTCTGCCGTATCCGTTCGAATCCCATGAAACCGTCAACGTCGGCCAGGTGCGTTCAGTCGAGATCGGCCGCAACAACGTGGTGCGTCTCGCGAACGTCAAGGACGCGTCGATGCTCACGCACGACGCCGATATCGTCGACGTGCGCTTTGCCGTCCAGTACCAGATCCGCAAGCCGACCGACTACCTGTTCCGCAGTGCCGACCCGGATCAAAGCGTGACCCAGGCGGCACAGGCGGCCGTGCGCGAAATCGTCGGCTCGCGCAGCATGAACGACATCCTCTATCAGGACCGCGAGGCCATTCGCGCGCAACTGACGGAAGCCATCCAGCATTCCCTGGACGAATCTCACACGGGTCTCGCCGTCACGGGCGTAACGATTCAGAGCGTGCAGCCGCCGGACCAGGTTCAGTCCGCGTTCGACGACGCCGCCAAGGCGCGTCAGGATCGCGAGCGCGCCAAGCGCGATGCGCAGGCCTACGCGAACGAATTGCTGCCGCGCACGAAGGCGGAAGCCGAGCGCATGATCGACGACGCGAAGACCTACAGCGACCGCGTCGTCGCGCAGGCGGAAGGCGATGCCGAGCGCTTCAAGGAAGTCTATGCGCAGTATTCGAAGGCGCCTGCTGTGATCCGCGAACGGATGTACCTGGAAACGATGCAGCAAATCTACTCGAACACGACGAAGGTGTTCGTCGACAGCAAGTCGGGCAGCAACGTGCTGTACCTGCCGCTCGACAAGCTCGTCGAGCAGACGCGCCAGCGCGTGGCTGATTCGGCTGCGGCCGGCTCCGCGCCGGCAGCACAGGGTGCACCGGCTGCGCAAAATGCACAGGGCGCGCAAGCGGCGGCGCCGGGCAGCAACACGCCCACGATCATCACGCCGTCCGCCGCGCCTGCCGCGCCCGCCAGCAGCGCAAGCCAGGCGGCTGCCGCAAGCGACGCCTTCCGCTCTCGCGATTCGTTCCGCAGCCGCGGCCGCGAAGACGATCTGCAATAA
- the hflX gene encoding GTPase HflX → MTSTNLINAALVGIDFGKIDFEASLEELSLLAQSAGAHPAVTLTGRRSSPDAAMFVGSGKAEELRLACEANDIDIVIFNHALAPAQQRNLERTLNRRVVDRTSLILDIFAQRARSHEGKLQVELAQLQYLATRLIRAWTHLERQKGGIGLRGPGETQLETDRRLIGERIKMLKGRLEKLRRQHGTQRRARARNRTMSVSLVGYTNAGKSTLFNALTKAQAYAADQLFATLDTTSRRVYLGDEVGQIVVSDTVGFIRELPHQLVAAFRATLEETIHADLLLHVVDASSAVRLDQIDQVNDVLREIGADTIRQVLVFNKIDAVPELAARGDAVERDEYGNISRVFLSARTGQGLDTLRAAIAEIATAEHLPESDGLLSEGGPEAAALHQEQRDDAGEDHREDRKIPDTGADPFQLH, encoded by the coding sequence TTGACATCCACCAATTTGATCAACGCAGCGCTTGTCGGCATCGACTTCGGTAAGATCGATTTCGAAGCCAGTCTCGAAGAACTCAGCCTGCTCGCGCAAAGCGCGGGTGCCCATCCAGCTGTCACCCTCACCGGTCGCCGTTCCAGTCCCGATGCCGCCATGTTCGTCGGCAGCGGCAAGGCCGAGGAGTTGCGCCTCGCGTGCGAGGCGAACGACATCGACATCGTCATCTTCAACCACGCACTTGCGCCGGCGCAGCAGCGCAATCTTGAGCGTACGCTTAACAGACGTGTCGTCGACCGAACCAGCCTGATCCTCGATATCTTCGCGCAACGCGCGCGCAGTCACGAAGGCAAGCTGCAAGTCGAGCTCGCACAATTGCAATATCTCGCTACGCGCCTCATTCGCGCGTGGACCCACCTTGAGCGGCAAAAGGGCGGTATCGGCCTGCGCGGCCCGGGTGAAACGCAGCTCGAAACCGACCGCCGGCTGATCGGCGAGCGCATCAAGATGCTCAAGGGACGGCTCGAGAAGCTGCGCCGCCAGCACGGCACACAGCGCCGCGCGCGGGCGCGCAACCGTACGATGTCGGTGTCGCTGGTCGGCTATACGAACGCGGGCAAGTCAACGCTGTTCAACGCGCTGACCAAGGCGCAGGCCTACGCCGCGGACCAGCTGTTCGCCACGCTCGACACCACTTCCCGCCGCGTGTATCTCGGCGACGAGGTCGGGCAGATTGTCGTCTCGGACACCGTAGGATTCATCCGTGAGTTGCCTCACCAACTGGTGGCCGCTTTCCGCGCCACACTCGAGGAAACCATTCACGCGGACCTGTTGCTGCATGTGGTCGATGCATCGAGCGCAGTGCGGCTCGATCAGATCGATCAGGTCAACGACGTCCTGCGCGAGATCGGCGCGGACACCATCCGACAGGTGCTCGTGTTCAACAAGATCGACGCCGTGCCTGAACTGGCGGCCCGGGGCGACGCGGTCGAGCGGGACGAGTATGGTAATATTTCGCGCGTCTTTTTGAGCGCGCGCACGGGGCAAGGGCTGGACACACTGCGCGCTGCCATCGCCGAAATCGCAACTGCCGAACATCTGCCGGAGTCCGACGGTCTACTGTCGGAGGGAGGCCCGGAAGCGGCGGCACTTCATCAAGAGCAACGCGATGATGCAGGCGAAGACCACCGCGAAGACCGCAAGATCCCAGACACGGGCGCTGACCCGTTCCAATTGCATTGA
- the hfq gene encoding RNA chaperone Hfq → MSNKGQLLQDPFLNALRKEHVPVSIYLVNGIKLQGNIESFDQYVVLLRNTVTQMVYKHAISTVVPARPVNFHPDSESS, encoded by the coding sequence ATGAGCAACAAAGGGCAATTGTTACAAGACCCGTTTTTGAACGCACTGCGTAAAGAGCACGTGCCGGTCTCGATCTATCTGGTCAACGGCATCAAGCTTCAAGGGAACATTGAATCGTTCGACCAGTACGTCGTGTTGCTCCGGAATACGGTAACCCAGATGGTCTACAAGCACGCTATCTCGACTGTCGTGCCTGCCCGTCCGGTGAATTTCCACCCGGATTCCGAATCATCCTAA